A genomic stretch from Oreochromis aureus strain Israel breed Guangdong linkage group 17, ZZ_aureus, whole genome shotgun sequence includes:
- the LOC120433771 gene encoding interferon-induced very large GTPase 1-like isoform X1, with translation MEDLEQTAEKKGGKRSCRFCRKRRKSKIFRLCCCCCCATDDELDESETTTKPLLNKTGEAQHLELNVTSKGSESENASAPSSTNNRVEEKVENTCEVRGKSEPRDENEDQSEKREDTATGGGESETWTPSQPLNIEKGEESEKSAAETESYTVNEDIQSKTDDTAAPAESSIIKIQASSEANKKETSDNDMSKNEEEKKSHHGQFETLLSRLHLQDKLQLKFSVEDFFQIRPPIKQHHITSEKDLAQMFLYRLTMLDYRARCILVRPDSLEMAYLNPTVSEITETDDGDLEALLRTSVDAHEKEQTPLHPMDVQMAVYHCSDSFLKQIIIAKLAQCQYALPLLVPDPVSKEIVCPLWTFRQITKSWKVTQIEPDSQIVTMKNIPVYKAQTPLVSFFRLGSLSVSKSQMMNTLLNDRHSTFFHRNCLGSTKSRHLMDGVAEIAWYCPAGKPNDAFNDCIAFCNLHGDALSLEEQREILIEKSSINIFLVETLQKNKESSSFIANLFKSKKSLICITVDDCCDVKTKNGKYIIGLKDKNQADVSEQLKKIIREVLSSPDGSNLKPFFHLETMAELSGTRVDESDPACQRGKSAALQIMNLLTKDNMDVSKIKDEFLAVQGQLWCDWCKIHKQLFHLRGEIEREKSQKQQELMRIRQKQCAASCSKLMELFIGSLSSLPPIDKEYFLKWTQILIDALSTNYLSLILRSYNTTWSEVLVLKNKHDKSDLLSRKQAELEDISKKLQSASFGLEHIFREMGQIYEAHREIQQESNNTGWSKYPELAAQLMISGYPMELMDGDAGHVPLTWISSLLEEVIKKLGDQRVFVLSVLGLQSSGKSTMLNTMFGLQFAVSAGRCTKGAFMQLLKVSEEMQKDFQTDYVLVVDTEGLCALELEGNATPHHDNELATFVVGLGNLTLINIFGENPSEMQDILQIVVQAFMRMKKVQLSPSCVFVHQNVTDVAAAEKNMDGKRRLQEKLDQMTKLAAEEEVCDAECFSDVIEFDVQKDVKYCAQLWEGSPPMAPPNPGYSESIQELKNVILSKASKSAGITLSQFKTKVQDLWNALLNESFVFSFKNTLEIAVYRKLEVQYGNWTWALRSKMLTTEEQLHNRIENGDLDKVEKTYLLEETSKTFKEIRKAIKTYFESDKDKEMLTQWRGRFEIKISEFYDEQVSRLKTKLDGVILQKKACKQLDDDKTGFENKLLQKSKELAQQLKDKVRDEEELNKQFNSVWSGWITELTADTKTVVDVNLEEDYCTILQELGFEVAFVDESKRRGRYKKISEIGDYSDYLKTSGPKFLGTVVDLYKKYAFSSSFSFKEQQQIRLLIEKAENESLVALKSKPVATRGYTPTYLHELAKHVKDEVEEFVSERKFALKKDFTVDLLLYVFDRAETWLLESHKKFKMRNDPLTYLESKEAQFSTVFRSFCKGNSSAVVLGELICEKLKASTVEALYNRTAIDLAHQMKCNFPAFSGNTLDLEKHILKSLAEKEVFDDFITYIKNPRRHTKAFITAAVEKYIFKDHKDEAANLLEKNVLDINSLVSQALFTATQKVQTQGGDADTWLKEFSSVLNDKLTLDPICSQNFSDINDFDFLKGEIEKGFAAIIVQMSTMSLENLKESRLKPDEILTDQLCKRCWVKCPFCSAVCINTIEDHSPDDHSVPFHRPNGIQGWHYKGTVELCITFCTTNVSSEGRFYPHHDSEESIPYKQYRTAGSKYATWRITPDGSRLSYWKWFVCRFQNTLEEHYNLKFQGRGEIPDDWKTISKEEAIKSLDEMFC, from the exons ATGGAGGACCTTGAGCAGACAGCagaaaagaaaggaggaaaaagaagcTGTAGATTTtgtagaaaaagaagaaagagtaaAATCTTCCgcttgtgctgctgctgctgctgtgctacagACG aTGAGTTGGATGAAAGTGAAACTAcaacaaag CCTTTATTGAATAAAACTGGTGAAGCTCAGCACCTAGAGCTGAACGTCACGAGCAAAGGGAGTGAATCTGAAAACGCTTCTGCACCATCTTCCACCAATAACAGAG TAGAAGAAAAAGTGGAGAACACATGTGAAGTCAGAGGAAAG AGTGAGCCACGAGACGAAAATGAGGATCAGTCAGAGAAAAGAGAAGACACCGcaacaggaggaggagaatcTGAAACCTGGACTCCATCACAACCTTTAAACATTGAGAAAG GAGAGGAGTCAGAGAAGAGCGCAGCTGAAACAGAG AGCTACACTGTGAATGAAGACATACAGTCAAAGACTGATGACACTGCAGCACCAGCAGAAAGCTCTATAATCAAGATTCAAGCGTCATCTGAAGCCAATAAGAAgg AAACGTCAGATAATGACATGAGTAAAAATGAAGAGGAG AAGAAGTCACACCATGGACAATTTGAGACACTGCTCAGCAGACTTCATCTTCAAGACAAACTCCAACTCAAGTTTTCAGTAGAAGATTTTTTTCAAATACGCCCACCTATAAAACAGCACCACATCACATCTGAGAAAGATCTAGCTCAGATGTTTCTCTACAGACTGACGATGTTAGACTACAGGGCCAGATGTATTCTTGTAAGACCAGACAGTCTTGAGATGGCCTATTTAAATCCCACAGTGTCTGAAATCACTGAGACGGATGACGGTGATTTGGAGGCTTTATTGAGAACAAGCGTAGACGCACATGAGAAAGAACAGACTCCTCTGCATCCAATGGATGTTCAGATGGCAGTATATCACTGCTCAGACAGCTTCCTTAAACAGATCATAATTGCAAAGCTCGCTCAGTGTCAGTATGCCTTACCTTTGCTTGTTCCTGACCCAGTATCAAAGGAGATTGTGTGTCCTTTGTGGACATTCAGACAAATAACAAAAAGCTGGAAGGTAACTCAAATCGAGCCTGACTCACAAATTGTCACCATGAAGAATATCCCAGTCTACAAAGCTCAGACACCCTTGGTGTCATTTTTCCGCCTGGGCTCTTTGTCAGTGTCTAAATCTCAGATGATGAACACTTTGCTCAACGATCGTcacagcaccttcttccacagaaACTGCCTAGGAAGCACCAAGTCTCGCCATCTGATGGATGGTGTGGCAGAGATTGCCTGGTACTGTCCTGCTGGAAAACCCAATGATGCCTTCAATGACTGCATTGCCTTTTGTAATCTTCATGGTGACGCGCTGTCACTTGAAGAACAGCGTGAAATATTGATTGAAAAATCCTCCATCAATATTTTTCTTGTTGAAactctgcagaaaaacaaagaaagtagTTCTTTCATAGCAAATCTTTTTAAGTCCAAGAAGTCGCTCATTTGCATCACTGTTGATGATTGCTGTGATGTTAAgacaaaaaatggaaaatacatTATCGGGCTCAAAGATAAAAACCAAGCGGATGTatctgaacagctgaaaaagatcATTAGAGAAGTTTTATCTTCTCCAGATGGATCCAACTTGAAGCCATTTTTCCATCTTGAAACCATGGCTGAGCTCTCTGGAACCAGAGTGGATGAAAGTGACCCAGCCTGTCAAAGAGGGAAATCTGCTGCTTTGCAAATAATGAATCTGCTCACAAAAGACAACATGGATGTCTCAAAGATCAAAGATGAATTTCTTGCTGTTCAAGGGCAGCTCTGGTGTGACTGGTGCAAAATacacaaacagctgtttcaTCTTAGAGGAGAAATTGAAAGGGAGAAAAGTCAAAAGCAACAAGAACTGATGAGAATCCGTCAGAAACAATGTGCTGCTTCCTGCAGTAAACTGATGGAGCTGTTCATTGGAAGCCTCTCATCATTGCCACCAATAGACAAAGAATATTTCCTAAAATGGACTCAGATCTTAATAGATGCGCTCTCCACAAATTATCTTTCTTTGATTCTCAGAAGTTACAATACAACATGGTCTGAGGTCTTggttttgaaaaacaaacacgaCAAATCAGATTTGTTATCGAGGAAACAAGCTGAGCTCGAAGACATCTCCAAAAAACTGCAGTCTGCTTCTTTTGGCTTGGAGCACATCTTCAGGGAAATGGGACAGATCTATGAAGCCCATAGAGAAATACAGCAGGAGAGCAACAACACTGGCTGGTCTAAATATCCTGAGCTGGCTGCACAGTTGATGATATCAGGATATCCAATGGAGCTGATGGATGGAGATGCAGGTCACGTGCCTTTAACATGGATCTCCAGTCTTTTAGAGGAAGTCATCAAGAAACTGGGTGACCAGAGGGTTTTTGTGTTGTCAGTTTTAGGCCTACAAAGCAGTGGAAAATCAACAATGCTGAACACCATGTTTGGTTTGCAGTTTGCAGTAAGTGCTGGCAGGTGCACCAAAGGTGCCTTTATGCAATTGCTCAAAGTATCAGAGGAGATGCAGAAAGACTTTCAGACCGACTATGTTCTAGTGGTGGACACTGAAGGACTCTGTGCTCTTGAGTTGGAAGGTAATGCCACTCCTCACCATGACAATGAACTGGCAACATTTGTTGTTGGTCTGGGAAACTTGACATTGATCAACATCTTTGGAGAGAATCCATCTGAGATGCAGGACATTCTGCAGATTGTTGTTCAGGCTTTCATGAGGATGAAGAAAGTTCAGCTTTCTCCcagttgtgtgtttgttcacCAGAATGTTACAGATgtggcagcagcagagaaaaacaTGGATGGAAAGAGACGCCTGCAGGAAAAACTGGACCAGATGACCAAGCtagcagctgaagaggaggtTTGCGATGCAGAGTGCTTCAGTGATGTCATTGAATTTGATGTGCAAAAAGATGTGAAATACTGTGCCCAGCTATGGGAGGGCAGTCCACCCATGGCTCCTCCAAATCCAGGTTACAGTGAGAGCATCCAAGAACTAAAGAACGTCATCCTGTCTAAAGCTTCAAAGTCTGCTGGAATCACACTCTCTCAGTTCAAGACCAAAGTTCAGGACCTGTGGAACGCCCTTCTGAATGAAagctttgttttcagttttaaaaacacacttgaGATCGCAGTATACAGAAAACTTGAGGTTCAGTATGGGAACTGGACCTGGGCCCTTAGAAGCAAGATGTTGACCACTGAAGAACAGCTTCATAACAGAATTGAAAATGGAGATCTTGACAAGGTTGAGAAGACTTATCTTTTGGAGGAAACGagcaaaacatttaaagaaattagGAAAGCGATAAAAACATACTTTGAGAGTGACAAAGATAAAGAAATGTTGACTCAGTGGAGAGGACGATTTGAAATCAAAATCAGTGAGTTTTATGATGAGCAGGTGagcagattaaaaacaaaactggatgGAGTTATCCTGCAGAAGAAAGCATGTAAACAGTTGGATGATGATAAGACAGGCTTTGAGAACAAGCTGTTACAGAAGAGCAAAGAGCTCGCTCAGCAACTGAAGGATAAAGTCAGAGATGAAGAAGAGCTTAACAAACAGTTCAACTCTGTTTGGAGTGGCTGGATTACTGAATTAACAGCAGATACTAAAACAGTTGTAGACGTCAACTTGGAAGAAGATTACTGTACTATTCTTCAAGAACTCGGTTTTGAAGTGGCTTTTGTAGATGAATCAAAAAGACGTGGGAGATACAAGAAAATATCTGAGATTGGTGATTATTCAGACTACCTAAAGACAAGTGGACCAAAATTTCTGGGGACTGTGGTAGATCTTTACAAAAAATATGCTTTCAGCAGTTCTTTCTCAtttaaagaacaacaacaaatcagATTGCTCATCGAAAAAGCTGAAAACGAGTCCCTTGTTGCACTGAAAAGCAAACCTGTAGCAACAAGAGGCTACACACCAACTTACTTGCATGAACTTGCCAAACATGTGAAAGACGAAGTCGAGGAATTTGTGTCAGAGAGGAAATTTGCTTTGAAGAAGGATTTTACAGTTGATCTTTTGCTGTATGTGTTTGACAGAGCAGAGACTTGGCTTCTTGAGTCCcataaaaaattcaaaatgaggaATGATCCACTCACATATTTAGAAAGCAAGGAAGCACAGTTTTCCACAGTTTTTAGAAGCTTTTGCAAAGGAAACTCATCTGCTGTTGTCCTTGGAGAACTGAtctgtgaaaagctgaaagcttCCACTGTTGAGGCGCTCTACAACAGGACTGCCATTGATCTGGCTCACCAGATGAAGTGCAATTTCCCAGCATTCAGTGGCAACACTCTGGACTTGGAGAAACATATACTGAAGTCCCTCGCTGAGAAAGAAGTCTTTGATGATTTCATCACCTACATCAAAAACCCAAGGAGACATACAAAAGCTTTTATCACAGCAGCAGTAGAGAAATACATCTTCAAAGATCACAAGGATGAAGCTGCGAATTTACTTGAGAAAAATGTTCTTGACATCAACTCACTTGTTAGTCAAGCTTTATTTACTGCAACACAGAAAGTCCAAACTCAGGGAGGAGACGCAGACACGTGGCTGAAGGAGTTTTCCAGTGTGCTAAATGATAAGCTCACCCTGGATCCCATTTGTTCTCAAAACTTCAGTGACATAAACGATTTTGACTTTCTGAAGGGAGAGATAGAGAAAGGATTTGCTGCCATCATTGTGCAGATGAGCACCATGTCACTGGAAAACTTGAAGGAATCCAGACTGAAGCCTGATGAAATCCTCACAGATCAGCTGTGTAAGCGTTGCTGGGTAAAGTGTCCATTCTGTTCCGCTGTTTGTATCAACACTATTGAAGATCACAGTCCCGATGACCACAGCGTCCCTTTCCATCGACCTAATGGGATCCAAGGATGGCACTACAAAGGCACAGTGGAGTTGTGCATCACTTTCTGCACAACAAACGTTTCGAGCGAAGGCAGGTTTTACCCTCATCATGATTCAGAGGAAAGCATTCCTTATAAACAATACAGAACTGCTGGCTCAAAGTATGCCACATGGAGAATCACCCCCGATGGGTCGAGACTATCGTACTGGAAATGGTTTGTGTGCCGATTTCAAAACACACTGGAAGAGCACTATAACCTAAAATTCCAGGGCAGAGGAGAGATTCCTGATGACTGGAAAACAATCTCTAAAGAGGAAGCCATTAAAAGCCTTGATGAAATGTTCTGCTAA
- the LOC120433771 gene encoding interferon-induced very large GTPase 1-like isoform X2, whose protein sequence is MSKNEEEKKSHHGQFETLLSRLHLQDKLQLKFSVEDFFQIRPPIKQHHITSEKDLAQMFLYRLTMLDYRARCILVRPDSLEMAYLNPTVSEITETDDGDLEALLRTSVDAHEKEQTPLHPMDVQMAVYHCSDSFLKQIIIAKLAQCQYALPLLVPDPVSKEIVCPLWTFRQITKSWKVTQIEPDSQIVTMKNIPVYKAQTPLVSFFRLGSLSVSKSQMMNTLLNDRHSTFFHRNCLGSTKSRHLMDGVAEIAWYCPAGKPNDAFNDCIAFCNLHGDALSLEEQREILIEKSSINIFLVETLQKNKESSSFIANLFKSKKSLICITVDDCCDVKTKNGKYIIGLKDKNQADVSEQLKKIIREVLSSPDGSNLKPFFHLETMAELSGTRVDESDPACQRGKSAALQIMNLLTKDNMDVSKIKDEFLAVQGQLWCDWCKIHKQLFHLRGEIEREKSQKQQELMRIRQKQCAASCSKLMELFIGSLSSLPPIDKEYFLKWTQILIDALSTNYLSLILRSYNTTWSEVLVLKNKHDKSDLLSRKQAELEDISKKLQSASFGLEHIFREMGQIYEAHREIQQESNNTGWSKYPELAAQLMISGYPMELMDGDAGHVPLTWISSLLEEVIKKLGDQRVFVLSVLGLQSSGKSTMLNTMFGLQFAVSAGRCTKGAFMQLLKVSEEMQKDFQTDYVLVVDTEGLCALELEGNATPHHDNELATFVVGLGNLTLINIFGENPSEMQDILQIVVQAFMRMKKVQLSPSCVFVHQNVTDVAAAEKNMDGKRRLQEKLDQMTKLAAEEEVCDAECFSDVIEFDVQKDVKYCAQLWEGSPPMAPPNPGYSESIQELKNVILSKASKSAGITLSQFKTKVQDLWNALLNESFVFSFKNTLEIAVYRKLEVQYGNWTWALRSKMLTTEEQLHNRIENGDLDKVEKTYLLEETSKTFKEIRKAIKTYFESDKDKEMLTQWRGRFEIKISEFYDEQVSRLKTKLDGVILQKKACKQLDDDKTGFENKLLQKSKELAQQLKDKVRDEEELNKQFNSVWSGWITELTADTKTVVDVNLEEDYCTILQELGFEVAFVDESKRRGRYKKISEIGDYSDYLKTSGPKFLGTVVDLYKKYAFSSSFSFKEQQQIRLLIEKAENESLVALKSKPVATRGYTPTYLHELAKHVKDEVEEFVSERKFALKKDFTVDLLLYVFDRAETWLLESHKKFKMRNDPLTYLESKEAQFSTVFRSFCKGNSSAVVLGELICEKLKASTVEALYNRTAIDLAHQMKCNFPAFSGNTLDLEKHILKSLAEKEVFDDFITYIKNPRRHTKAFITAAVEKYIFKDHKDEAANLLEKNVLDINSLVSQALFTATQKVQTQGGDADTWLKEFSSVLNDKLTLDPICSQNFSDINDFDFLKGEIEKGFAAIIVQMSTMSLENLKESRLKPDEILTDQLCKRCWVKCPFCSAVCINTIEDHSPDDHSVPFHRPNGIQGWHYKGTVELCITFCTTNVSSEGRFYPHHDSEESIPYKQYRTAGSKYATWRITPDGSRLSYWKWFVCRFQNTLEEHYNLKFQGRGEIPDDWKTISKEEAIKSLDEMFC, encoded by the exons ATGAGTAAAAATGAAGAGGAG AAGAAGTCACACCATGGACAATTTGAGACACTGCTCAGCAGACTTCATCTTCAAGACAAACTCCAACTCAAGTTTTCAGTAGAAGATTTTTTTCAAATACGCCCACCTATAAAACAGCACCACATCACATCTGAGAAAGATCTAGCTCAGATGTTTCTCTACAGACTGACGATGTTAGACTACAGGGCCAGATGTATTCTTGTAAGACCAGACAGTCTTGAGATGGCCTATTTAAATCCCACAGTGTCTGAAATCACTGAGACGGATGACGGTGATTTGGAGGCTTTATTGAGAACAAGCGTAGACGCACATGAGAAAGAACAGACTCCTCTGCATCCAATGGATGTTCAGATGGCAGTATATCACTGCTCAGACAGCTTCCTTAAACAGATCATAATTGCAAAGCTCGCTCAGTGTCAGTATGCCTTACCTTTGCTTGTTCCTGACCCAGTATCAAAGGAGATTGTGTGTCCTTTGTGGACATTCAGACAAATAACAAAAAGCTGGAAGGTAACTCAAATCGAGCCTGACTCACAAATTGTCACCATGAAGAATATCCCAGTCTACAAAGCTCAGACACCCTTGGTGTCATTTTTCCGCCTGGGCTCTTTGTCAGTGTCTAAATCTCAGATGATGAACACTTTGCTCAACGATCGTcacagcaccttcttccacagaaACTGCCTAGGAAGCACCAAGTCTCGCCATCTGATGGATGGTGTGGCAGAGATTGCCTGGTACTGTCCTGCTGGAAAACCCAATGATGCCTTCAATGACTGCATTGCCTTTTGTAATCTTCATGGTGACGCGCTGTCACTTGAAGAACAGCGTGAAATATTGATTGAAAAATCCTCCATCAATATTTTTCTTGTTGAAactctgcagaaaaacaaagaaagtagTTCTTTCATAGCAAATCTTTTTAAGTCCAAGAAGTCGCTCATTTGCATCACTGTTGATGATTGCTGTGATGTTAAgacaaaaaatggaaaatacatTATCGGGCTCAAAGATAAAAACCAAGCGGATGTatctgaacagctgaaaaagatcATTAGAGAAGTTTTATCTTCTCCAGATGGATCCAACTTGAAGCCATTTTTCCATCTTGAAACCATGGCTGAGCTCTCTGGAACCAGAGTGGATGAAAGTGACCCAGCCTGTCAAAGAGGGAAATCTGCTGCTTTGCAAATAATGAATCTGCTCACAAAAGACAACATGGATGTCTCAAAGATCAAAGATGAATTTCTTGCTGTTCAAGGGCAGCTCTGGTGTGACTGGTGCAAAATacacaaacagctgtttcaTCTTAGAGGAGAAATTGAAAGGGAGAAAAGTCAAAAGCAACAAGAACTGATGAGAATCCGTCAGAAACAATGTGCTGCTTCCTGCAGTAAACTGATGGAGCTGTTCATTGGAAGCCTCTCATCATTGCCACCAATAGACAAAGAATATTTCCTAAAATGGACTCAGATCTTAATAGATGCGCTCTCCACAAATTATCTTTCTTTGATTCTCAGAAGTTACAATACAACATGGTCTGAGGTCTTggttttgaaaaacaaacacgaCAAATCAGATTTGTTATCGAGGAAACAAGCTGAGCTCGAAGACATCTCCAAAAAACTGCAGTCTGCTTCTTTTGGCTTGGAGCACATCTTCAGGGAAATGGGACAGATCTATGAAGCCCATAGAGAAATACAGCAGGAGAGCAACAACACTGGCTGGTCTAAATATCCTGAGCTGGCTGCACAGTTGATGATATCAGGATATCCAATGGAGCTGATGGATGGAGATGCAGGTCACGTGCCTTTAACATGGATCTCCAGTCTTTTAGAGGAAGTCATCAAGAAACTGGGTGACCAGAGGGTTTTTGTGTTGTCAGTTTTAGGCCTACAAAGCAGTGGAAAATCAACAATGCTGAACACCATGTTTGGTTTGCAGTTTGCAGTAAGTGCTGGCAGGTGCACCAAAGGTGCCTTTATGCAATTGCTCAAAGTATCAGAGGAGATGCAGAAAGACTTTCAGACCGACTATGTTCTAGTGGTGGACACTGAAGGACTCTGTGCTCTTGAGTTGGAAGGTAATGCCACTCCTCACCATGACAATGAACTGGCAACATTTGTTGTTGGTCTGGGAAACTTGACATTGATCAACATCTTTGGAGAGAATCCATCTGAGATGCAGGACATTCTGCAGATTGTTGTTCAGGCTTTCATGAGGATGAAGAAAGTTCAGCTTTCTCCcagttgtgtgtttgttcacCAGAATGTTACAGATgtggcagcagcagagaaaaacaTGGATGGAAAGAGACGCCTGCAGGAAAAACTGGACCAGATGACCAAGCtagcagctgaagaggaggtTTGCGATGCAGAGTGCTTCAGTGATGTCATTGAATTTGATGTGCAAAAAGATGTGAAATACTGTGCCCAGCTATGGGAGGGCAGTCCACCCATGGCTCCTCCAAATCCAGGTTACAGTGAGAGCATCCAAGAACTAAAGAACGTCATCCTGTCTAAAGCTTCAAAGTCTGCTGGAATCACACTCTCTCAGTTCAAGACCAAAGTTCAGGACCTGTGGAACGCCCTTCTGAATGAAagctttgttttcagttttaaaaacacacttgaGATCGCAGTATACAGAAAACTTGAGGTTCAGTATGGGAACTGGACCTGGGCCCTTAGAAGCAAGATGTTGACCACTGAAGAACAGCTTCATAACAGAATTGAAAATGGAGATCTTGACAAGGTTGAGAAGACTTATCTTTTGGAGGAAACGagcaaaacatttaaagaaattagGAAAGCGATAAAAACATACTTTGAGAGTGACAAAGATAAAGAAATGTTGACTCAGTGGAGAGGACGATTTGAAATCAAAATCAGTGAGTTTTATGATGAGCAGGTGagcagattaaaaacaaaactggatgGAGTTATCCTGCAGAAGAAAGCATGTAAACAGTTGGATGATGATAAGACAGGCTTTGAGAACAAGCTGTTACAGAAGAGCAAAGAGCTCGCTCAGCAACTGAAGGATAAAGTCAGAGATGAAGAAGAGCTTAACAAACAGTTCAACTCTGTTTGGAGTGGCTGGATTACTGAATTAACAGCAGATACTAAAACAGTTGTAGACGTCAACTTGGAAGAAGATTACTGTACTATTCTTCAAGAACTCGGTTTTGAAGTGGCTTTTGTAGATGAATCAAAAAGACGTGGGAGATACAAGAAAATATCTGAGATTGGTGATTATTCAGACTACCTAAAGACAAGTGGACCAAAATTTCTGGGGACTGTGGTAGATCTTTACAAAAAATATGCTTTCAGCAGTTCTTTCTCAtttaaagaacaacaacaaatcagATTGCTCATCGAAAAAGCTGAAAACGAGTCCCTTGTTGCACTGAAAAGCAAACCTGTAGCAACAAGAGGCTACACACCAACTTACTTGCATGAACTTGCCAAACATGTGAAAGACGAAGTCGAGGAATTTGTGTCAGAGAGGAAATTTGCTTTGAAGAAGGATTTTACAGTTGATCTTTTGCTGTATGTGTTTGACAGAGCAGAGACTTGGCTTCTTGAGTCCcataaaaaattcaaaatgaggaATGATCCACTCACATATTTAGAAAGCAAGGAAGCACAGTTTTCCACAGTTTTTAGAAGCTTTTGCAAAGGAAACTCATCTGCTGTTGTCCTTGGAGAACTGAtctgtgaaaagctgaaagcttCCACTGTTGAGGCGCTCTACAACAGGACTGCCATTGATCTGGCTCACCAGATGAAGTGCAATTTCCCAGCATTCAGTGGCAACACTCTGGACTTGGAGAAACATATACTGAAGTCCCTCGCTGAGAAAGAAGTCTTTGATGATTTCATCACCTACATCAAAAACCCAAGGAGACATACAAAAGCTTTTATCACAGCAGCAGTAGAGAAATACATCTTCAAAGATCACAAGGATGAAGCTGCGAATTTACTTGAGAAAAATGTTCTTGACATCAACTCACTTGTTAGTCAAGCTTTATTTACTGCAACACAGAAAGTCCAAACTCAGGGAGGAGACGCAGACACGTGGCTGAAGGAGTTTTCCAGTGTGCTAAATGATAAGCTCACCCTGGATCCCATTTGTTCTCAAAACTTCAGTGACATAAACGATTTTGACTTTCTGAAGGGAGAGATAGAGAAAGGATTTGCTGCCATCATTGTGCAGATGAGCACCATGTCACTGGAAAACTTGAAGGAATCCAGACTGAAGCCTGATGAAATCCTCACAGATCAGCTGTGTAAGCGTTGCTGGGTAAAGTGTCCATTCTGTTCCGCTGTTTGTATCAACACTATTGAAGATCACAGTCCCGATGACCACAGCGTCCCTTTCCATCGACCTAATGGGATCCAAGGATGGCACTACAAAGGCACAGTGGAGTTGTGCATCACTTTCTGCACAACAAACGTTTCGAGCGAAGGCAGGTTTTACCCTCATCATGATTCAGAGGAAAGCATTCCTTATAAACAATACAGAACTGCTGGCTCAAAGTATGCCACATGGAGAATCACCCCCGATGGGTCGAGACTATCGTACTGGAAATGGTTTGTGTGCCGATTTCAAAACACACTGGAAGAGCACTATAACCTAAAATTCCAGGGCAGAGGAGAGATTCCTGATGACTGGAAAACAATCTCTAAAGAGGAAGCCATTAAAAGCCTTGATGAAATGTTCTGCTAA